The following are from one region of the Paenibacillus protaetiae genome:
- the queC gene encoding 7-cyano-7-deazaguanine synthase QueC: MSEKQSKAFVVFSGGQDSTTCLFWAKQRFQEVEAVTFNYGQRHKLELECAASIAAELGIKHHVLDMSLLGQLAPNALTRSDMAIEQGDNGLPTTFVDGRNMLFLTFAAVLAKQHGARHLVTGVCETDFSGYPDCRDVFIKSLNVTLNLAMDYPFVVETPLMWLNKAETWALADELGALDYVREKTLTCYNGVQADGCGECPACELRRRGLEQYLAAKAGGSGV; the protein is encoded by the coding sequence ATGAGCGAAAAGCAATCGAAAGCATTTGTTGTATTTAGCGGCGGACAAGACAGCACGACCTGCTTGTTTTGGGCGAAGCAGCGGTTTCAAGAGGTGGAGGCCGTCACCTTCAATTACGGCCAACGCCATAAGCTGGAGCTGGAATGCGCGGCATCCATTGCCGCCGAGCTTGGTATCAAGCACCATGTGCTGGACATGTCGCTGCTCGGCCAGCTTGCCCCTAATGCGCTGACACGTTCCGATATGGCGATCGAGCAGGGCGATAACGGGCTGCCTACGACATTCGTGGACGGCCGCAATATGCTGTTTTTAACGTTCGCGGCGGTGCTGGCGAAGCAGCATGGCGCGCGCCATTTGGTGACGGGCGTATGCGAAACCGACTTTAGCGGCTACCCTGACTGCCGGGATGTGTTTATTAAATCCTTGAATGTCACGCTGAATTTGGCGATGGACTATCCGTTTGTCGTCGAGACGCCGCTGATGTGGCTGAATAAAGCGGAAACGTGGGCGCTGGCGGACGAGCTTGGCGCACTTGATTATGTACGGGAAAAAACATTAACGTGCTACAACGGCGTCCAAGCGGACGGCTGCGGCGAATGCCCGGCCTGCGAGCTGCGCCGGCGGGGGCTTGAGCAGTACCTCGCTGCCAAAGCCGGAGGGAGCGGAGTATGA
- the queD gene encoding 6-carboxytetrahydropterin synthase QueD, which translates to MIQQIYPCVPHHYRYELNKDFQFAAAHYIPDEAAGKCARLHGHTYFANVTVGGDQLDETGFLVNFSEIKKLIHDRFDHTSLNEHTDLFHERSAESYPTTENVARIMAELVQQYLDNKGNGAECLQIFLRETPTSYVVYRPKAGRA; encoded by the coding sequence ATGATCCAGCAAATTTACCCCTGCGTACCGCATCATTACCGGTATGAATTAAATAAAGACTTTCAATTTGCAGCGGCGCATTATATTCCGGATGAAGCGGCGGGCAAATGCGCGCGGCTGCATGGACATACGTATTTCGCCAATGTGACGGTCGGCGGCGACCAGCTGGATGAAACCGGTTTTCTCGTTAATTTCTCTGAAATTAAGAAGCTGATTCATGACCGGTTTGACCATACGTCGTTAAACGAGCACACGGATTTGTTCCATGAACGCTCCGCCGAAAGCTATCCCACAACGGAAAACGTGGCGCGCATCATGGCTGAGCTCGTTCAACAATATTTGGACAACAAAGGGAACGGCGCCGAGTGCCTGCAAATCTTTTTGCGGGAGACGCCTACGAGCTACGTCGTGTACCGTCCGAAGGCGGGACGCGCATGA
- the queE gene encoding 7-carboxy-7-deazaguanine synthase QueE encodes MNETMIHNQAINHAVKRIPVMEIFGPTVQGEGMVIGQKTMFVRTAGCDYSCAWCDSAFTWDGTGKDEIAMMSAADIMAELRRVGGSRFSHVTLSGGNPLLLAALGELVRELHEAGMTVAVETQGSRWQDWLLDIDEVTLSPKPPSSGMKTDWGKLDEIVSRLSGADRSFSLKVVVFNDEDFEYAVSVHERYPGVPFYVQTGNDDLTETDHAKLLRKSMAQYEQLVERTMASDKLRHVRVLPQLHMWLWGNKRGV; translated from the coding sequence ATGAATGAGACCATGATACACAATCAGGCGATCAATCACGCAGTTAAACGGATTCCGGTCATGGAAATTTTCGGGCCGACCGTGCAGGGAGAAGGCATGGTGATCGGTCAAAAAACGATGTTTGTCCGCACGGCGGGCTGCGATTACTCGTGTGCCTGGTGCGATTCCGCTTTTACATGGGACGGTACCGGCAAAGACGAAATTGCCATGATGAGCGCAGCCGACATTATGGCTGAGCTGAGGCGGGTTGGCGGCAGCCGCTTTTCGCATGTGACGCTGTCTGGCGGCAACCCGCTGCTCCTTGCAGCGCTTGGCGAGCTGGTGCGGGAGCTGCATGAAGCCGGCATGACGGTTGCGGTGGAAACGCAAGGAAGTCGCTGGCAGGATTGGCTGCTCGACATTGACGAGGTGACGCTGTCGCCGAAGCCGCCGAGCTCCGGCATGAAGACGGACTGGGGCAAGCTGGACGAGATCGTCAGCCGCCTGTCAGGCGCGGACCGTTCGTTCAGCCTGAAGGTTGTTGTTTTTAACGATGAAGATTTCGAATACGCGGTGTCCGTTCATGAACGGTACCCCGGCGTTCCTTTTTATGTGCAGACCGGCAACGATGATTTGACGGAAACGGATCATGCCAAGCTGCTGCGCAAATCAATGGCGCAATATGAGCAGCTGGTAGAACGCACGATGGCGTCGGACAAGCTGCGCCATGTGCGCGTGCTGCCGCAGCTGCATATGTGGCTGTGGGGCAATAAACGGGGCGTATAG
- the queF gene encoding preQ(1) synthase: MAGRNQEDLEGISLLGNQGTQYPSQYAPEVLESFDNKHPYRDYFVKFNCPEFTSLCPITGQPDFATIYISYIPDIKMVESKSLKLYLFSFRNHGDFHEDCMNIIMNDLIKLMEPRYIEVWGKFTPRGGISIDPYCNWGKPGTKYEQMAEHRLMNHDMYPEKVDNR, translated from the coding sequence ATGGCAGGAAGAAATCAGGAGGACCTGGAAGGCATCAGCCTGCTGGGCAACCAAGGAACCCAATATCCGTCGCAATATGCGCCGGAAGTACTGGAGTCGTTCGACAACAAGCATCCGTACCGCGATTATTTCGTTAAGTTTAATTGTCCTGAATTTACGAGCTTATGCCCGATTACCGGACAACCTGACTTTGCGACCATTTATATTTCCTATATTCCGGATATTAAAATGGTGGAAAGCAAGTCGCTTAAGCTGTATTTGTTCAGCTTCCGGAATCATGGCGATTTCCATGAGGATTGCATGAACATCATTATGAACGATTTGATCAAGCTGATGGAGCCGCGCTACATCGAGGTGTGGGGCAAATTTACGCCAAGAGGCGGCATTTCGATCGACCCGTATTGCAACTGGGGCAAACCCGGCACCAAATACGAGCAAATGGCCGAGCACCGGCTGATGAACCATGATATGTATCCGGAAAAAGTAGATAACCGCTAA
- a CDS encoding YheC/YheD family protein, whose protein sequence is MKRSIDKWYKTKKLLLDRNLRSYIPNTKRMNKKTLHSMLKQYGMVYVKPNTGSQGRGVIRVDRVNGRKGTSWKYQSGSSVHRFSSYRNAYRSLHKAADGKPYLIQKGIRMLRYRSRPFDFRIVVQKKPRSPWKVTGMAARLAHPAKIVTNGSQGGTIYSVSGLLSKKLKPRSVRRLTRQMEQMGLQTAARLHRTFPKLWEIGLDVAVDTSLHPWILEVNSKPDPCPFAQLNDPSMLREMIRYGKANGRTYKLHCKKSHKGGF, encoded by the coding sequence ATGAAGCGTTCGATCGACAAATGGTATAAGACGAAAAAACTGCTGCTTGACCGCAATCTCCGCTCGTACATCCCGAATACGAAACGGATGAACAAAAAAACGCTGCATTCGATGCTGAAGCAATATGGCATGGTATATGTCAAGCCAAATACGGGGTCGCAAGGAAGAGGAGTAATCCGGGTAGACCGGGTGAACGGCCGCAAAGGAACATCCTGGAAATACCAGTCCGGCTCTTCGGTTCACCGTTTTTCTTCTTATCGCAATGCGTACCGGTCGCTCCATAAAGCTGCGGACGGCAAACCGTATTTGATCCAAAAAGGAATCCGCATGCTCCGTTACCGCAGCCGCCCGTTTGATTTTCGCATTGTAGTGCAAAAGAAACCCCGCTCGCCGTGGAAAGTAACCGGCATGGCGGCGCGGCTCGCCCATCCGGCCAAAATCGTCACGAATGGCAGCCAAGGCGGAACGATCTATTCCGTTTCCGGCCTTTTGTCCAAAAAGCTGAAGCCCCGCAGCGTGCGCCGTCTAACCCGGCAAATGGAGCAAATGGGGCTGCAAACCGCCGCCCGGCTTCACCGCACCTTTCCGAAGCTGTGGGAGATCGGGCTTGACGTTGCCGTCGACACGAGCCTCCATCCTTGGATATTGGAAGTCAACTCCAAGCCGGACCCTTGCCCGTTCGCGCAGCTGAATGATCCGTCTATGCTGCGTGAAATGATCCGTTACGGCAAAGCTAACGGCAGGACATATAAGCTGCACTGCAAAAAATCGCATAAAGGCGGGTTCTGA
- a CDS encoding AMP-binding protein, with amino-acid sequence MLPQQLRELVEQTCAAFPWYKALLPNGGERAEVRLDELPLINGQLLERHYYTASMGGAFAVYRTSGTSSGGRKAIAYSKQDERHYLEVKAKLYDRLTAGAGIKRALADMGTGHAASTALDVFRRLGWEADAIPFEEPVEKHVLKLLQMKPDLLYTMPSILDRIIAASDDPSAFGVRRILLVGEVASPQWRRRAAERFGIGEDDIVDTYGSIEIGTIAYYDSVTGRYLFADGITAETVPAEALGEGFEPLPGGEAVLVLTSRLRDHFPALRFVTYDVVRDFAEIEIDGERVPSFAGIVKRIGKELKHGEKISVYDIEDAVYRFADQAQVKVAAYGRKLSVQIASDSITDERLGLIREAIEHQIPEIGSMIRGGLLDGIDVSLSKPQLSAAGGAIPVKSKKMHYGMPENDVIADGGE; translated from the coding sequence ATGTTACCGCAGCAATTACGGGAACTGGTAGAGCAGACCTGCGCCGCTTTCCCTTGGTATAAAGCGCTGTTGCCTAATGGCGGCGAGAGGGCGGAAGTCCGTTTGGACGAATTGCCGCTGATCAACGGGCAGTTGCTGGAACGGCATTACTATACTGCGTCTATGGGCGGCGCATTTGCTGTATACCGGACATCGGGCACAAGCTCGGGAGGACGGAAAGCAATCGCGTATTCGAAACAGGACGAAAGGCATTATTTGGAAGTGAAGGCGAAGCTGTATGACCGCTTGACGGCTGGAGCGGGCATTAAGCGCGCGCTTGCGGATATGGGCACCGGACATGCGGCGAGTACGGCATTGGATGTATTTCGCCGGCTGGGCTGGGAAGCGGATGCGATTCCGTTCGAAGAGCCGGTCGAAAAACATGTGCTTAAACTGCTGCAGATGAAGCCGGATTTGTTGTATACGATGCCTTCGATTTTGGACCGTATCATTGCCGCTTCCGATGATCCGTCGGCTTTTGGGGTGAGGCGCATTTTGCTGGTCGGAGAGGTTGCTTCCCCGCAGTGGCGGCGCCGCGCGGCGGAGCGGTTTGGCATCGGAGAGGATGATATTGTCGATACGTACGGATCGATTGAAATCGGAACCATTGCTTATTATGATTCCGTAACGGGCCGGTATTTGTTCGCAGACGGCATAACAGCGGAAACGGTGCCGGCCGAAGCGCTGGGTGAAGGATTTGAGCCGCTGCCCGGCGGAGAAGCGGTGTTGGTGCTCACTTCCAGGCTGCGAGACCATTTTCCTGCGCTGCGGTTTGTAACGTATGACGTTGTGAGAGATTTTGCCGAAATCGAGATCGACGGCGAACGCGTCCCCTCCTTTGCGGGAATTGTCAAACGGATCGGCAAGGAACTGAAGCACGGGGAGAAAATAAGCGTTTACGATATTGAAGACGCGGTATACCGGTTTGCGGATCAGGCGCAAGTCAAGGTTGCGGCTTATGGCCGGAAGCTAAGCGTTCAAATTGCGAGCGATTCCATAACGGATGAGCGGCTTGGGCTCATCCGGGAAGCAATAGAGCATCAAATTCCGGAAATCGGCAGCATGATTCGCGGGGGGCTGCTGGACGGTATCGACGTTTCGTTGTCGAAGCCGCAGCTATCGGCTGCCGGCGGCGCGATACCGGTAAAAAGCAAAAAAATGCATTACGGCATGCCGGAAAACGATGTGATTGCCGATGGCGGCGAATGA
- the sbnA gene encoding 2,3-diaminopropionate biosynthesis protein SbnA → MAANEPGIFHAVGRTPAVPLDRLFPSGKLHVYGKLEWMNPSGSAKDRPAAGMIRDAWKRGLIGPGSVIVESSSGNLAISLAWICAALGMTFICVVDPKTSQQNIRILEAYGARIEPVTAPDPATGEFLPARLARVKQLTESIEGAYWPNQYGNDHNYLAHKETMRELLEQTGPLDYLFAGVSTCGTIKGCAEWVRGQGLATRLVAVDAEGSVIFGGVKGKRRFPGLGAGIAMPFAQAELLERVEHISDEEMVAGCRLLLRTEGVMAGPSTGGVVAAVRRLEPILPAHAAVGIIMHDRGDRYLDTVYSDVWVKEQFGGIPLY, encoded by the coding sequence ATGGCGGCGAATGAACCGGGTATTTTCCATGCCGTTGGCCGGACGCCGGCCGTGCCGCTGGACCGGCTGTTTCCGTCCGGCAAGCTGCATGTATACGGCAAGCTGGAATGGATGAACCCAAGCGGCAGCGCCAAAGACCGTCCGGCAGCGGGCATGATTCGCGATGCTTGGAAGAGGGGGCTGATCGGACCGGGTTCTGTCATCGTTGAATCCAGCTCCGGCAACCTGGCGATCAGCCTCGCCTGGATATGCGCTGCGCTAGGCATGACGTTTATTTGCGTCGTTGACCCTAAAACATCGCAGCAGAACATCCGCATTCTGGAGGCGTATGGGGCGCGGATCGAACCTGTAACGGCGCCGGACCCGGCTACGGGCGAATTTTTGCCGGCGCGGCTTGCAAGGGTGAAGCAGCTGACCGAGAGCATTGAAGGCGCATATTGGCCGAACCAATACGGCAATGACCACAACTATTTGGCGCATAAGGAGACCATGCGGGAGCTGCTGGAGCAGACCGGCCCGCTCGATTATTTGTTTGCTGGCGTCAGCACATGCGGAACGATCAAAGGCTGCGCCGAATGGGTGCGCGGGCAAGGGCTTGCGACCAGGCTCGTTGCCGTTGATGCGGAAGGCAGTGTTATTTTTGGCGGCGTCAAAGGCAAACGCCGTTTTCCCGGCTTGGGAGCAGGCATAGCCATGCCGTTTGCACAAGCGGAACTGCTGGAGAGGGTGGAACATATATCCGATGAGGAAATGGTCGCCGGCTGCCGCTTGCTGCTGCGGACGGAAGGGGTCATGGCCGGCCCGTCCACAGGCGGAGTTGTCGCGGCTGTCCGGCGGCTGGAGCCGATTTTGCCTGCGCATGCGGCTGTTGGCATCATTATGCACGACAGGGGCGACCGTTATTTAGATACGGTATATTCCGATGTTTGGGTGAAGGAGCAGTTTGGCGGCATCCCGTTATACTGA
- a CDS encoding HAD family hydrolase has protein sequence MIKAIIFDFDGTILDTESAWYEALRAEYEAHGAELTLETFSKCIGTSLDAFNPYEYINTLIQEPVDPVRFKQAVRERHRLIMKQVVIRPGIESFLQSAKEAGLRIGLASSSERSWIDRYLKPLGIEDYFECIRTSDHVAKVKPDPELYVQALECLGVEPHEAIAIEDSANGSLAAIAAGMHCLVVPNPATRFSSFHPSCLMAECLSDVDFAAVVADPASLAAAKR, from the coding sequence TTGATTAAAGCGATCATCTTTGATTTTGACGGCACGATCTTGGATACAGAGTCCGCATGGTATGAGGCTTTGCGCGCGGAATATGAAGCGCATGGGGCCGAGCTGACGCTGGAAACATTCTCCAAATGTATTGGAACCAGCCTGGATGCCTTTAACCCGTATGAATATATCAACACATTAATCCAGGAGCCGGTTGATCCCGTCCGCTTTAAGCAAGCAGTAAGAGAACGCCACCGCCTGATTATGAAGCAGGTTGTGATCCGTCCGGGTATTGAATCGTTCCTTCAGTCGGCAAAAGAAGCCGGCCTTCGCATCGGTCTTGCTTCCAGCTCGGAACGCAGCTGGATTGACCGCTACCTGAAGCCTCTGGGGATCGAAGACTACTTCGAATGTATCCGCACATCCGACCATGTCGCCAAAGTAAAACCGGACCCTGAGCTGTACGTGCAGGCGCTGGAATGCCTTGGCGTAGAGCCGCATGAAGCAATCGCCATTGAAGATTCGGCGAACGGCTCATTGGCTGCGATCGCCGCAGGCATGCATTGCCTTGTTGTGCCGAATCCGGCCACCCGCTTCTCCAGCTTTCATCCGTCCTGCCTGATGGCGGAATGCTTGTCCGATGTTGATTTTGCAGCTGTTGTCGCCGATCCGGCTTCGTTAGCCGCTGCCAAACGGTAA